The nucleotide sequence TAAAGCAAAGTGGAACATCGTACAAACAAAATGTAAGGTCAGAACTACAAACTATCTCAGTTTACACTGGCTACTTCTGCAGGGGTTTCCAGAATAAAAAGAGGCTAAATAAGAACAAggattttttcttttcctttttttttaaacttcacgTCAGTATTTTAGGGCAGGAGATAATGTAGAAATGTTGACCAAAAATAAAACGAGCCAAAAACTGAACACTCACCCCCAGTTAAGCCTTgaaggaacaaacaaaaaaaaggtgatTGCAGCCCGAAAACAATGCTGCAGGTGGACTAAACCAGGCCTTTCTGAACATCAAGTTGGGCTTTCCTACAGGACCTTTGTGATGCTAACAATCACACTCACTGCTGGATTTTTGGGACCAATTTCCACCATATTTTCTTCGCTACAGCAGGAAACCTCTAAGTGTGAGCATTACAAAATTTCAAGAAAATTGTCCATTTATTTCTCTGATGCATTTCCTAAAGTTTCTTCATTCTTCTTAAGGATAAAAATCTGACCCCCTTTCTAAAGCCTTCCAAACAACTACACTCAATGCTTACAAAGTGGCAGTGTATAGACGTGTATAGATGACAATAAGGAGACCAAAGCTGGTCTGTGCAACTGTAAcagtaaattataaaaacatactgCCAAAACTATTATTCAACATAGAATCGAAATGAATTGTATAGAACAGAGGTGGCCAAAGTTGGTCCATCctttcctggtctttgttccaactctgATCTAAATTgttaaccaattaaacctccatccagaccctgaagtagttcatgatctcattgtggaatagccctccaggatcGGGATTGGACCCCCCTGATGTATAGAACAACAACTgaatttcctttttgtttctcagaataaaataataattaaaaaaacacttggGTTTTATCCATTGTGTGTGTGATGATAGTGCAAGTTAATTAAAGGGATCAGTGGTAATGTTTCCAATGCTAACCTACTAAAACCGTTCACTTCAGAAGCGCTGGTATTACTGTAGGTACTTGGCGCACTTTGCTGACATTTTAAAGTCTCCAGCCCTTGATCCAGCGCTGGCATGTTCACCTGCCAATAATAAAGCAATGGTGTTTTGTAACTCAGAATATCAAAGGTGGTCTCAAGCTCACTTTCACAATAACACTGCTTTGTAACCAGCTCACAGCTGGGTCGTTTGTCttaaacaacaacaccaacacacacagcaTGACAATGGAGCAAAGGAACAACCACTGAAGGACTGGGGTAACCTGGGAGTGCAGCTGGAAGTCTTCCCAGCTGAAGGATTACTAACCTGAGCAAAGGCAGGGGGCGTGTCAGCGTGCTGTCTGTgatcaggaggaggaggaggaggggggtggagGAGGTGGAATGGGCTGGCTAGCAATGGGACTGGAACTAACACTCACGTCACTGAAGCAGCATGCAACAACACACAACGGGAAGGGAACAAAAACATAAAGTGAAGAAATAATACTGGGGATCCCAATAGCCAGAACTGATTCATAAAGAATGTTCAAACCCTGGATTATTCATACCAGGAGGGTTATGCTtgtgattttacatttattttgtattttcttttttacagtaaaaactACTAGTTAAAGGGATCCCTTAAAAGAAAGTAATAGCAACACAAGCACCACCGAaactcataaaaacaaaaattgcaTGAACATGTAAGGATCCTTAAAACAAGTATAGtttccccccccccaaccccataAACTGAGGTTCGTGAATTTCAGACAACTCTAGGGAAAAGCATTGATGACAGTACAGgcttggaaataagactcctgttgcatagcagtttcacccattccaggttttactacgagcttgattagccacagtttgtaggtcacaagctcaggtgtgtcttattaaattcctagtaaaaccaggaatggatcaaacagctatgcaatgtgattcttatttccatccctgcaatataTAGCAAATTAAGACATGATTAATAGTCTAATTTCCCCAGGTATGTTTTATTTACCAATCTAATGCATGGACATGGTTTCATGAAACGGAAGTCCCACACACAGTGAATCTGCAGTGATGTGGGCGGATTGAGCTGCCACAATAGGCAGAGTGTCGCCCCCTACCTGCGTCCCTGAGAAGCACTCATCTGGTCCTTGAGGTGGATGGTCTGTCGGAGCAGCGCCTCAATGCTCTTGAAGTACAAGATGCTGTTGGTCATGCTTTTCACAGCACTGGCAATGCAAAGAAATACAGGTCACACTCTTGTGCAaattttaacaaataataataataataataataataataataatacctgcaaGCATACTCCACAGAGTAGATAGCACCCTGACTTTGCTCCTCCCAGCTCTGCATATCTGTCTGCATGGAAAAGGAAACCACTCATGAAGGATTGCAATCATCTTAGCATATCTTACTTCTGATCACAACAAAGGGCTTTACTCAATAAAGACGTAGGTTTTGCAAAACGAAAGCCGTGTGTGATTGCCATCATATGCGGCTGACTCAATTAACCAGAGACTAAGCTGTTCTGACTGTACGTTACAAAGCTAACGTCAAGAACGCCTCTGCATATAACCCTACAGGGGTTACTCACTTTTAGCGAACCCCTTTTTTATAGACAAGTAAGTCAGTGGCAATAGGTATTTTCGGGAATCAATATGCAGGACATTATAATTCAGAAAACCCATGATTTTCAACTCACCTTGTGCTGGGCGAGTTGGGGCAGAGACCTCCTTACGTGCTCCTGTAATCTATAGAGCGCTACCGATGGCTCATTCGCCAGGACGTACATGCTCTCGGTGAATTTATCTGTTACTGAAATGTAAAGAAGTGAGGATGATTTAAGATTCTGAAGCGTTTAGCACTAcaggtatacagtatataacgcCACACGAAATACCTTGTTTTCTTAATAGAAGAGTCACATTATGGGCAACGCAGGGTTTATAGGTGCTGTTTATTTAGAAAACGTAGATATTACATTTCaactttaaaaagcatttttttttatgttacgttgtttatttttgctgaatcaTTAAAAGTGATGGAGTTGGAGGACACTTAATGATTGACAAGCTCAGCGCGTATCCGCGGAAGATTAAAAATCGACGGGAACGcgctttgattattttttttttgctttttatacaAATCAGAGGCACGTTTTTGCAGTAGCTTAGAAAAATGGGCGAAGATAGCATTTGTTTTGAAGAGAAAGATACGAAATAATTACTCAGCCAAATAATATATGCGACTCCACGATTGGTAGTAACAGTTATAAAGAACCGTTTTACGGGGCTAACTACATTGTATCTATAGTCTAATCTAGTTACCTCTTTTCACTTTAAGTTGCATTTCCTGGTCCTCCATTTTTCAATTATAATGTTTAAAAATCGCTGCTTCCGTTCTTCTGACACCAAATTGCTCCTGCTTTACGGTGTCGCTTTATTTTCAGTGCCTAACAGAAACACGGACACGAGCTAAATGGTTCCTACCTTAGCTATTGGTAGATTGCGTCTCTAATCCGCGGTACACTTTCACCCTGTTTAAAGCACACTGCTTGTGCCGCTACTGCATACAACCAACAACCCACCGCCCTTATGTTTTTAATGTGCATTGTCTTTAAaacgtgaaataaaaaaaaaaatcatcactaAAAGTAAATctattaattaaaaaagaatCAGTTGCATTATGGGATTCGTAAACAAAGTTAGTTTCACTTTTGGTTTTCGATTAAGGAAGTGTTCAGGGCGTGAAGTAAAGCAATGCGCAAGTGAATAAACGGGGATTTCAAAATATTATTCAAACCAGGTATATTTACGTCTTTCCAGCTCTTTTTGTAGCTACGGTAGAGGTCTGCTAGGAAGGTATACATTGCTAATGTACTGCACCAGCCGGACGGCGTTAactggacggagcagggtatggggGCGGGTGCATTAGGTGTTGATTCAGTAAGTTGGGCATTACGGGATAAGACATTATATTAAAACTGCATGCCAGTTGTCAACCTATACACTACTGATACTCAATAGTGTGTATGTCATAGCACCCTGAATTCATATACACTGTATATTGGATCAACACAGACCCACATCCTCTCTACATGAACTGCAAACATCATGAAATTGCAAGagggagacaaaataaaataaataaataaaatgacttttgAAGCTATTTGCACATTAAAGACAAATTGAGCACAAGATAGAtaaatcaggatacaatattactgcaaaagACACACAATAgtaattggttgtcaatactatcataagggcagcagtgtggagtagtggttaggggctcggGACTCTTTACTGGAGGGtcgagggtcatgggttcaatccctggtaggggacactgctgctgtacccttgagcaaggtacattatcTAGAttactccaataaaaacccaactgtataaatgggtaattgtatgtaaaaataatgtgatatcttgtaacaattgtaagtcgccctggctaagggagtctgctaagaaataaataatagtaatattatcaatgtttcctaTTGAATTAATATAAgatttctaaagagagtttaaACTCTTGACAACCCCCCTTCCGTTTGGGTGTGGCAACCCTACTCAGCAGAGATgagcaaaatatttatttagcttCACATTAAATGATGACTAAATACACAGTTCGTAAAATGTGGAGATTCTGAATCGACAGATATGGATGGAAAGATATGTCCACTGCAAACGAAGGAGGACACCCCTCCCATTAAAGACTGCAAGGACCAGGGGAAGAGGAATGACACGCGCCTGGAACCCCCAGACACTGAGACCCAGGGGACAGATCTAGAGGATTCTGATCCAATGAACGAGACTATTGTGCTCCACCTGTACCCCTTGCACCAGTCCTGCCTTGCCCAGGAAGAGCTCTCTGACCTGGGCAACGGTGAG is from Acipenser ruthenus chromosome 49, fAciRut3.2 maternal haplotype, whole genome shotgun sequence and encodes:
- the LOC117966251 gene encoding BLOC-1-related complex subunit 8 isoform X1, with protein sequence MEDQEMQLKVKRVTDKFTESMYVLANEPSVALYRLQEHVRRSLPQLAQHKTDMQSWEEQSQGAIYSVEYACSAVKSMTNSILYFKSIEALLRQTIHLKDQMSASQGRSDVSVSSSPIASQPIPPPPPPSSSSS
- the LOC117966251 gene encoding BLOC-1-related complex subunit 8 isoform X3 — translated: MEDQEMQLKVKRVTDKFTESMYVLANEPSVALYRLQEHVRRSLPQLAQHKTDMQSWEEQSQGAIYSVEYACSAVKSMTNSILYFKSIEALLRQTIHLKDQMSASQGRR
- the LOC117966251 gene encoding BLOC-1-related complex subunit 8 isoform X2, with product MEDQEMQLKVKRVTDKFTESMYVLANEPSVALYRLQEHVRRSLPQLAQHKTDMQSWEEQSQGAIYSVEYACSAVKSMTNSILYFKSIEALLRQTIHLKDQMSASQGRRKRPADPGSQKDGRERQSSGLC